The genome window GGCACTCTATAATAAATACAACGATCCACAAGGAGGTTCATTTAATTATGGAAACCTCTCTATCATTTATAAAGAATTAAAACAGCTCGATTCTGCTTTGTACTGTCTTGGTGAAGCCACTAAAATGGCTAAGTTGGCACAAGATACATTGGGAATGGGTTACCATTCTTTGAGTCATGGAATTTTATTGATTGATAACAATGAACCGGTAGATGGGTTGGCGGAGTTAAACTATGCTTATCATATTTTCCATTTGATGAAAAATGAGAAAATGAAACAGTATACCAATAGAATTCGAGCGGGTGCTTATAAATCCATCAATGACTATTCTACAGCACAATCATTATTGTTTACTTCTAGAACCTATTATCAAAGTGTTGGAGATACCAAGCGATTAGGTCAAACGGATTTGTCTCTTGCGGAGGTGTATTTTCATTTGCAGGAGTTAGATAGTGGATATCAATTTGTACAAGAAGGCATCGAAGCCTTTGATAGTGTCAGGTATGTGAAAGGATTGGTAAAGGGGTACCATCTTTTTGGGGAATATTATGCTAGAAAGAATAGCTATGACCAAGCCATCAAGAATTACAAAAAATCTTTGACCCTGTCAGAGAATAAATACAAAGGGATGATGGCCAATTCTTTGTTGGCAATGGGTAGTATTTACTTGCAACAAGGGAAAATCAATGAGGCACAAAAATATGCTAAAGAAGCCTTTAAGGTTTCCAATGGTAGTCTGTCGGAAGGTTCTGAAAGAAACTACTACGATGTGATGTATGAGACCAGTAAAAAACAAGGGAACATAAGAGAAGCATTGCATTACTTGGAAATATTGGATCAGAAGAAATCTGAAACTTTTAATCAGGAAAGAGCCAATGAGATTGCTAGAATAGAATACAAGTCAAAACTTATTTTGGAAAAGGAACGCTTGGAGATGGAAAAGAGACAGGCTTTCGAAAACCTTCAGAATGAGTTGGCCAGAGAGCAAATTATCTTACAAGCAATTATTGTGGGTGTAGTATTAATTCTTATTATTCTATTTGTGTTGTACCGTTCTTATCAACTAAAAAAACAAGCCAATCTGAATTTAGTGAGGAAGAATGTGGAGATCAATGAGCTTAGAATCTCTGAAAAAGAATTGGCCGAAGAGACATTAGCGTTGAAAGAAAGAGAATTGGCGACTACTACAATGCTCTCCCATGAAAGAAATACATTATTGGAACAACTGAATGAACAGATTACTGCTTTATCTGGCAAAGTAGATGAGACAATAGTTCCAGAAATAAAAGAAATTAAGAAGACAATAAAACTCAATCTTAGTGAGGATAGCTGGCAAAGTTTTACCTATCAGTTTGAGAAAGTTCACCCAAGGTTTTTCGATAAGCTGAAGACAAGATATCCGTCGCTTACACAAAGAGATTTAAAGATCTGCGCTTACCTAAGAGTGGGTATGGAGAGGAAAGAAATTGCTACAGTTTCCAATATGAGCCCTGAAGCAGTAAAGAAAAGTCTTTACCGTATTAAGAAAAAAATGGAGTTGACGGCAGAAGAAAATTTACGAGAGTTTGTGATTGCGATTTAGCGATATAACAAAGTACAGATGTATCTATAAGCCAATGTAATACGCTCAAAAAAACACATATTTTATAGAGATATTGATGCAATAATATTTTAATTAAAATTATATTAAATATCTATTTAAATGTTATTAAAAGTTAGATACAACAAATAATATTTCGATTAATGTTAATTTATTTTTGTTTTCTAATCCTTTTATCAATAGTTTTGCACAGTGTTATTTATCCACTGGTTTAGTTACTATTGTTTTTAACAGGCAAAATTATTTTGAATTCTTTATCAAGTTTTTTTACTCTTTTTTGTGTTTCTTTACTTCTATTTGTGCCTACTATTACTCAAGCTCAAACTCCGCAGATAGAAAAAATAAAAGCCGCCCAACATGTATATATGTGGGGTGAAGGAATGGGGATCACAACCGACGAAGCCGATCAACAGGCTTTGAGAACTTTGATTTCACAGATTTCATTATCTGTAGAAAGTCAGTTTAGTACGCAGTCTTGTTATGGTACAGGAAGTGAACTAAAGGAGAATGTTTCTTCTGTAGTCAACACTTACTCTAGTGCCACTCTGAACAATGCAGAACGTATCGTATTTGGGGAAGAGCCAGATGCTAAAGTCTTTAGATATATCAAAAGAGAAGATGTGGCAAAAGTCTTCACGAATCGCTACAATAAAATCAAAGAGTTTGCTCATTTTGGTGATAAGTATCTAGAAGAATTAAAAATTGCAGATGCAGTAAGGTATTACTACTGGGGTATGATTCTTACTCGATCACATCCAGATGCTAATGAGCTCACATACAAATCCGAAATAGATTATCAGGAAAGAAATCTGATGACATATTTTCCAAAACAATTGGATGATATCTTTGAAGATATCGACTTTAAAACAAAAGAGATCGAACTTGAAGAAGATCATAAAATTGTTCATCTAGGAGTGTATTACAAAGATCAAGAAGTACAAAACCTTGATTATACCTATTGGGATGGAAGAGATTGGTCAAGTATCGTTTCGGCAAAAGATGGAAGAGGAATCTTAGAATTTATGGGCCCTATGGCTGAATCAAAAGAAAATTCTAAGATCAAGATTGAATATATGTGCAAGAAAGAAGCAAAGATGGATAGAGAAGTGGAAGATGTTCTTTCAAAAGTGAAAGGTATTCCATTTAAATCTGCCTATCAGCCCATAGAATTCAATAAGAAGCAGAAAGTAGAAGTAGTCAAAAAGCCAGGGTCACCAACTACTAATACGACAAAAGACCTTAAATTTTCTGATGTCGTGGCATCAGAAGACTATCAGAATATAGTAGAAAAAGCAATTAAGTTATCTCAGAATCATGACTTTACCTCTTTATCTGAAATCTGTACTCCACAAGGGAAAGACTTTTTAGAAAGACTTTTTTCGTATGGTAGTGTCTCTATTTTACCCTCTGACGATGTGACTACTTTTAAAGTAGGTGATGTTACTGAAGTGAGAGCCGTCCCGATGTCGTTTTCATTTAGAAACAATAGAAAGTTTATTGAGGATGTAGTTTTTGGCTTTGATGTGAATGGGAAAATTGATCATGTCAACTTTGCGTTAAGTAAAATTGCTTATGAAGACATCTTAAGCAAAAAGAACTGGCCCAAAGAAGAAAAACAATTGATCATCCATTTTATGGAGCAATACAAAACTGCATATGCACTAAAAAGATTAGATTATATCTCTTCGATATTCTCTGATGATGCACTAATCATTGTCGGTAACATTGTGAAAAAGTCGAATGGTCCTGAAAGTAGATTCGGTGATCATACGGTGGTGAAGTACAATAAACAGACGAAAGCGGAATATATCGGGAAACTAAAATACCAATTCCAAAGAAAGGAATTTATCAATTTAAAATTCGAGGACAGTACAATCAAAAAGGCAGGATATGATAAGCCAATTTATGGTATTCAGATCAAGCAGCATTATTTCTCTAACAACTATGGCGATAAAGGGTATTTGTTCCTAATGGTAGATTTAACTTCTATCAAAGAGCCAATGATCCATGTCAGAACATGGCAGCCTGAGAAAAATGCTAATGGGGAAGTGTTTGGTCTTGCCGACTTTTAAGCAACAATCATTCAAAATTTTTAGTATAGATAAACCCTAAATGGGATTTCATTTTCAATAATAGTAGAATAAACTTTATGAAAACTTTTAGATTATTTACCTCACTTTCAGTAATGTTACTGATGGTCTTTGCCGCCCAAACTTCTATAGCTCAGTCTAAAGCTCAAAAGAAAGAGATCAAAGCGAAGCTGAAATATTTCAAAAAAGAAAAAGCAGAAGTAATTGGTTCTTCTCGTTCTTTGGAAGTGCTATTAGAAAAGCACTATGCAAAATTAGATGCTGAAGGATACGAAGAGACTATTGGAGTTTCTGAAAACTGTCCAACAACCAACCTTTGCATACAGCATGCAACAAACAATGCTCAAGTACAATATGCCACGTTAGCGAATAGCTTTCTAAAAGGTAAAATGGTATCAGAATCAGGTTTGGATGCTGCTCGCCAAGAAGGTGCGATGGATAAATTTTATGCCGCTTATGAGAAGCAAATTTCTTCTAATTTATCAGGGATTCTAAAGCAAAGCTTTGCTGTAAAAACAAAAGATCGTTTTGAAATTTACTTCTTAATCGACGAAGATGGTGCTGCTAGAGCGAGAAGACAAGCCTTAGAAAGAGCAGTGGAAGAGTCGAGAGCCAACCAAGAGTGGGCAAACAGTGCTAGCAACTTTATTAATCAATCTCCAGATTCTTCATTAACAGAATAATATGATTTGACATACTTCATTATTGATAGAAAATAGTGAAGTATTTCTTTCGTTTTACACCACAACAATCTTTACTCCAATGAAAAAGCATTTACTATCTTTCTTTCTATTCATTCTATCTACTTCTTACCTGACAGCTCAGAGTTCTTTTCAAACTTGGTTAAACCAAAAGGACCGTGACTATATGGCTTGGAAGGCTGCGGCTGAAAAAGCAGAACATGATTGGCGTTCAAATAGCGAAAGTGAATACGAAAGATGGCAGAGAGCCAATGGTATTACACCTTCACAACAACAAACGACGCAATCACCAACACAAAATCCTCAGAATGAGGAGGTAGTACAGCAACAGGTTGAAGAAATTCAACCCGAAGTAGTGGAAGAGACTATTGAAGCAGTAAATGGTGCTGCCCGAAAAAATCATAAAAATTGGGCAGTGATCGTGGGTGTTGCTAATTATAGAGACGAGGAGTTACGACTAAATTACACCAACGATGATGCTTACAAGATGTATGCATTCTTTAAAAGTAAAGAAGGTGGGAACATCCCGGAAGATCAAGTAATTCTTTTAATTGATGAGGACGCTACTAAAAATGGAATAGAATCGTCTTTGAAAGAACTGTATTCTCAGGCAGGAGAAGAAGATGCGATTTATTTTTACTTTTCAGGCCATGGGAGTACCCAACATTTGGTAGCCCAGGATTGTGATGCGACAGTAAAACCATATTACGAAACAGTTGGCAATGAAGATATCCCGGTAGTACCTGGTTTAGTTACACATGCTCTTGTGAAAAAAGTGATGCAAGAAAGTAAAGCAAAATATAAGTTTTGTATTGTTGATGCTTGTCACTCTGGAAGTTTAGCTGCAGATAAAGCCAATCATTCAGAAACTATAATTGCAAATATGGACGCTCCAGTTCAGCATTATCAGAATCTATCAGATATTGATAAAGGCGAGGTGTTCATATTATCCTCTAAAGGAGAAGAAACATCGGTTGAAGCTTCTTCAAAAAGACAAGGAGTATTTAGTTACTTCCTGATCAATGCACTATATGGTCAAGCGGATAAAAATAAAGACTTGTATGTTACGGTTTCAGAAGCATTTGCCTTCACAAGAGAAAATGTTAGAGACTATACAGACAAACAACAAACCCCAATTATTTGTGGTGATTTCAAAAACAATCTCATCATGTCAATTGTGAATTAATTATTATTATGAATAAGTCATTTTTTAAACTACTCTTATTCCTTTTGGTATTTATGAGTACTGCTTCTTATGCACAAAAACTATCAATTATTGATTTTGAGCATAAGCAAACAGACATGGATGCAAAAGTGAATTTCCCAAGGGAAGACATTAATGGTGATAAATGTGCCATTATTAAAGTTCAAACCGATCGTAAGGACTTGGAGTTTTCTCTAGGTACCAGTATTCAACATGAAGGTGTGGTACAAAAGATCGGAGAAGTTTGGGTATATGTACCTGAAGGCACTAGAATGATCTCTATTGCTTCGCCAGAACTTAACAAAAAAGCCAATTATAATTTTCCAATGTCTATTAAGAAGTCTAACGTATATAGCATTACGTTAGAAGTAGGAGGAAAATTCATTTTTGAGCCAGAAAAGAAGAAATCCAGCTATGTGATTTTCTCTACTAAACCAGAAGGAGCATTGGTATATGTAGACGATCAGTTTGTAGGAACGGCCGAAGAATATGGTGGTGAAATACAGAAATTATATGAAGTCGGAACCTATAAATACAAGATAGAATTAGGTGATGAAACACTAGTTGAAAGTACTTTCAAAATTGTAGAAGGTAAGAATACAAAGATTCATCATGACCTGATTGGAGGTGTTTATGTTACTTCACCTATTGAAGATGGGGCAACAATAAAAGTAGATGGGATGAATACTGGCCAAAAAACACCAGCTTATATTCCAAACATTCCTATTGGTAGAAGGAAAATCCAACTAACTCATAAATGGTATATCCCAGAATCTAGAACAGTAGATGTTGAGGCGTTAAAAAGTGATACATTAAGAGTTTCAATGCGTCCAAATTTTGCTACAATTACTGTTAACTCTGAAGATAGAGGGGGGTATTTATATGTAAATAATAAATTATCTGAAGAAAGAACGTTTAGAGTGAGACCAGGTTTAGTAAAACTGGAACTAAAAAAAGATAAACATAAAACTGCGTATAAAGACATTAATGTTACTGTTGGAGAGAAGAAAATAATTGATTTAAACCCAACTCCGATTACAGGTACTGTACAATTCTCAGTAGTGCCAAGTAACGCAAAAGTATATTTTAATGATGAGTTTTTAGGAAACACTCCTTTCGTTAGAGATGATGTGTTGATTGGTACTTATAGAGTGAAGATTCAGAAAGATAAGTATGCAACGTTAGCTAAAGATATTGTTGTTGAGGAAGGTAAAGTTACAGAGATCAATGATAGATTGTTAGAGTATAATCCTGACCTTGATGCTTGGAATGAAGCTTTGGCACTGAATACTGTAAATGGTTACAATAACTACATCTCTGCTTATCCACAAGGTGATTATGTAGCACAAGCAAGAGAAAGTATATTGGAAGTGGAACGTCAGAAAGTCGCTCAAAAAGATCATGCCGCTTGGGAAAATACAAAAGCGGAAGATACACCTGCAGGTTATAGAAAATACTTAAGAGAATATCCGAATGGGTATCATCAAACAGAAGCGAATTCTCGTTATAAAGAATTGGATAATCAAGCCTATAATGAAGCCATTACAAATGGAGCTTACTCTTATTACTTTAACAATTTTCCTAATGGAATGCATTATCAAGAGTTAAAGGATAAGTATAGTAATGAAAGAATCGATGTAGATTATAATAACATGGTGAAGCATCCTACTATTGCCAATTGTAATGCATTTATTCAGAATTATCCGAATAGCTCTAAGACTTCAACAGCGCATAGATACTTATATGAATTATATAAACAATCAAGTGATGCGTCATATAAGAAAAGAAAATATCAAGATGCCATTGATATGTTGAGTGGATATGCTTCAAAATACCCCAATTCACCATATACCAGTATGGCGTATTCGGAGATTAAACAGATCAAGAAAAGGAAGAATAGAAACAGTTCATTCTTTATGTTGTATTCTTATGATGCTGAAAGTGATTTAGGGATTACAATGGGATCAATCAACCATAATAAGATGGGCTTCTACACAGGTGTAAAGATGAATACAAACATGTTCTCTATCAACAAAATTAAGGAAGACGAACTGGATTCTGAAGGGTATAGAGCGACTGGAGTGGTGAAAGATACGAACCTTTCCATGTCAATGGGATTCACTTTTAATGTGGTTTACCCAGTATGGTTCTATGTAGGAGCAGGTTTTGGCTACTATGGTAAGTACGTTGAGGTAGAAAGCAATAATCCATATGCATACGAGGATGTTTTTTATGCAGAAGATAAAGATAATTCTGGTATGAAAGTATTCCCTGAGGCGGGTGTTTATGGTAGATTATTTAATGCTGTTGTATTAAAGTATGGTATTAAATATCAAGACAAAGGATTGACACATCAATTTGGTGTTGGCTTCCCATTCTGGAGATATTCTTACTAATTTTTATAAAGAAGAAAATAATGAGAAAGTTTATAAAATTTCTTTTTCTCCTAATTTCCTGTGGTTTAATTCAGGCATGTAATAATGTTTCTTTACAGGAATTAGAAGAGCAGAATTTAATTGATACATCTGCTTTAGATGAAAAAGGAGCAGTGAGCCAGGCAACAATTATGCTTCCTGGAGGTGTGCCATTAGAGGTACTTAGAATTAATGGAGGTACTTTTATGATGGGTAATGAAGTGGGGAATGACGATGAAACTCCGCGTCAAGTTACTTTAGATTATTACTATATTTCGAAGTATGAGATTACACAAGAACAGTGGCAAGCTGTTACGGGATCAAACCCAAGTAATACCATCGGCTATAACTATCCTGTAGAGTCAGTTTCTTATTATGATATTCAGAATTTTATTGAATCTCTTAATAGTTATACTGGTGAACAATTTAGATTACCCACTGAAGCAGAATGGGAATATGCCGCTAAAGGAGGTGCAAATACCATGTATTCTGGTAGTGAATTTTATGATGATGTAGGTTGGTTTGTCAATAATTCAAATTCACTACAAGAAGTAGGAACCAAACAACCCAATGCTTATGGTCTTTATGATATGAGTGGTAATGTTTGGGAATGGGTATATGATTGGTATGGGGAATATCCTACATATGAAGAATCTAACCCAACTGGACCATCTTATGGTGAGTACAGAGTGGTAAGAGGTGGTTCTCATAATTCATCTATTGATATTGGAGTAACATTAAGAAATGGTAGTGAGCCAGATGCTTCTTATAATGATGCAGGTTTTAGGTTAGCAGCATCGGATGTTACAGCCAATAATCAAGAGGAAGAAGTAGAAAATGAATCATTGACTATCAACATTGCTGAATATACTACAATGGAAGTGATAAGAATTCCTGGTGGTGAATTCAATATGGGATCTGATTATGGTGATTATAATGAAACGCCGGTACGTAGTGTTAGTGTTTCTGACTTCTACATGGGTAAATACGAGGTGACCCAAGCACAATGGGTTGCTGTAATGGGATACAATCCAAGTACCTACTATGGAGATAATTATCCTGTTGATAATATCTCATGGGAAGAAGCTGTTAATTTCCTTGAAAGAATCAGTAACTATTCTGGTTACATATTTAGGTTACCGACTGAAGCAGAGTGGGAATATGCAGCAAAGGCAAATGAAAACTTCACTTATGCTGGTAGTGATAATATCAATGATGTTGGTTGGGTTGGAAGTAACTCATTTGAGGCTCCAAGTGAAGTAGGTACTAAAAAGAGTAACGCTTTTGGTTTGTATGATATGACTGGTAATATCTCTGAGTGGGTATACGATTGGTATGATACGTATTCATATGATGATACCTATAATCCTTATGGTCCAGCTTATGGTACCTATAAAGTATTAAGAGGAGGGTCTTATTTAACGATTGATGATGCTTCAACAAATACTTACAGAGGGTATATTTTACCAACAGGATCTGTACAAGCATTAGGTTTTAGAGCGGTAAGTTCTACTGTTCAAGAAGATCCTATCTATGAAGAGGAAGAAAATGACTATTCTCAGACTATTTATTTAAATGAAAGTGTGACAATGGAAATTATCAGAATTCCTGGTGGATCATTTAATATGGGTGGAGACTCCAATCATGATAATACTTTCCCAATTCATGAAGTTGCTGTAAACGATTTCTATATGTGTAAATATGAAATAACCCAAGATCAATGGTTTGCGGTTATGGGATATAATACAAGTTCTCATAGAGGTGGGAATTATCCTGTAGAGAGTATTTCATACAATGATATCATCAATTTTATCAATAGGTTAAACGAAATAACTTCTTATTCCTTTAGGTTACCAACAGAGGCAGAGTGGGAATATGCGGCTAATGGAGGTGAAACATATCAATATGCAGGATCAAGTTCAATCAATAGTGTTGCTTGGTCTAATCAAACATCTAATTCTACCCAATATGTAGGTCAGTTAAATCCTAATGGTTATGGATTATATGATATGAGTGGCAATGTAGCTGAAGTCTGTAGTGATTGGTTTGGAAATTATCTTTACGGATATCAGAATAACCCTACTGGTCCAACCTCTGGAACATATAGAGTAATTAGAGGTGGTAGTTTTGCTCACAATTATTCCTATTGTTCTACTAAAGCAAGGTTATCTTTTTACCCTACAAGTAAGTATAACTATGTAGGTTTTAGGTTAGTTGCTGATTATTAATGATATGGGACTCTCTCATTTCTACTGTTCTTGTAAAGCTTAGATTACTTGAATGATAGTCTTGGGAGAGTTTCTTTTTACTTTACTCAATAATGAAACATCTATCTTTACTTTACATTTTTGTTTTTTGGACAACGTATCTAATTGCTCAAAAACCTGAACTTGCTGTGGTCAATTTTCAGGAACTAACACAAGACATGGAGGCGAGAATTAAATCACCTTTGGAGGATCAAAATGGGGAAATATGTGCTATAGTAAAGGTTGTAACTTCTGAGAAAAACTTTGAATTCGAAGGTGATGGAAATGGGATAGTAAAAGTATTACCAAAATCTGGTGAATATTGGGTATATATTCCAGAAGGATCAAAAAGGTTAACAATTAAACACCCCAATTTGGGCATTTTAAGAAATTATATTTACCCGCATAAAATAAAAGAAGCAACAACTTATGAAATGATTTTAAAGTCTGGCAAGGTCAGGGTTATTGTTGAAGAAGAGGAGAAAAAATTCCAACTAGTAACTTTTAATACAGTAAACAGTGGGGCAGATATTTATATCAATAATGAGTATTATGGACAAACACCAAAAGTGATATTATTGGAGTTTGGTAAGTATAACTACTCATTAAAAAGACCATTATACCAACCAATAAGTCAAGAACTTATTATTGATAAAGAGTTTTCTGTTGAACTAGCTCATGAGTTAACCCCCGATTATGGAAGCATTCGTTTAATTACTCCGGCGATAGTAGGAGCTGAAATATATATTGATGATAAACCTACAGGATTAAAAACACCTGGATTGGTTGATTATTTGGAAATTGGAAAACATACAATAACAGTAAGGCACCCAGATTTTCTACCTTTTACCCAAGAGATTGAAATATTAGAACCGAAAGAGTATGATTTATCTATAGATCTTAAACCACACTTTGGTTTTCTTTCATTGAACACATTAAAAGGAGCAACAATTAGAATTAATGGGACAATAATAAAATACGAAAATTATATACCACTTTCCACAGGAAAATATAGAGTGGAGGTGAGTAAGCCATCTTATAAAACAAGTGTAGAAACAATCGCTATAACTAATAGTGATACCACCTTTTTA of Flammeovirga agarivorans contains these proteins:
- a CDS encoding tetratricopeptide repeat protein, with translation MMTIKKTLLFFYLLFTSCILCCPLYAQSAQEPIFEQLLTLDSLLSINKYEAVKKGLKDFSPEQISEKDTPSKVLYYRMLGELKENESKQEESIVAYEHLLEISSESLDAKIALIQAKGINDLGIAYAQIGELEKAKRAHFQSLALYNKYNDPQGGSFNYGNLSIIYKELKQLDSALYCLGEATKMAKLAQDTLGMGYHSLSHGILLIDNNEPVDGLAELNYAYHIFHLMKNEKMKQYTNRIRAGAYKSINDYSTAQSLLFTSRTYYQSVGDTKRLGQTDLSLAEVYFHLQELDSGYQFVQEGIEAFDSVRYVKGLVKGYHLFGEYYARKNSYDQAIKNYKKSLTLSENKYKGMMANSLLAMGSIYLQQGKINEAQKYAKEAFKVSNGSLSEGSERNYYDVMYETSKKQGNIREALHYLEILDQKKSETFNQERANEIARIEYKSKLILEKERLEMEKRQAFENLQNELAREQIILQAIIVGVVLILIILFVLYRSYQLKKQANLNLVRKNVEINELRISEKELAEETLALKERELATTTMLSHERNTLLEQLNEQITALSGKVDETIVPEIKEIKKTIKLNLSEDSWQSFTYQFEKVHPRFFDKLKTRYPSLTQRDLKICAYLRVGMERKEIATVSNMSPEAVKKSLYRIKKKMELTAEENLREFVIAI
- a CDS encoding LPP20 family lipoprotein encodes the protein MPTITQAQTPQIEKIKAAQHVYMWGEGMGITTDEADQQALRTLISQISLSVESQFSTQSCYGTGSELKENVSSVVNTYSSATLNNAERIVFGEEPDAKVFRYIKREDVAKVFTNRYNKIKEFAHFGDKYLEELKIADAVRYYYWGMILTRSHPDANELTYKSEIDYQERNLMTYFPKQLDDIFEDIDFKTKEIELEEDHKIVHLGVYYKDQEVQNLDYTYWDGRDWSSIVSAKDGRGILEFMGPMAESKENSKIKIEYMCKKEAKMDREVEDVLSKVKGIPFKSAYQPIEFNKKQKVEVVKKPGSPTTNTTKDLKFSDVVASEDYQNIVEKAIKLSQNHDFTSLSEICTPQGKDFLERLFSYGSVSILPSDDVTTFKVGDVTEVRAVPMSFSFRNNRKFIEDVVFGFDVNGKIDHVNFALSKIAYEDILSKKNWPKEEKQLIIHFMEQYKTAYALKRLDYISSIFSDDALIIVGNIVKKSNGPESRFGDHTVVKYNKQTKAEYIGKLKYQFQRKEFINLKFEDSTIKKAGYDKPIYGIQIKQHYFSNNYGDKGYLFLMVDLTSIKEPMIHVRTWQPEKNANGEVFGLADF
- a CDS encoding caspase family protein, yielding MKKHLLSFFLFILSTSYLTAQSSFQTWLNQKDRDYMAWKAAAEKAEHDWRSNSESEYERWQRANGITPSQQQTTQSPTQNPQNEEVVQQQVEEIQPEVVEETIEAVNGAARKNHKNWAVIVGVANYRDEELRLNYTNDDAYKMYAFFKSKEGGNIPEDQVILLIDEDATKNGIESSLKELYSQAGEEDAIYFYFSGHGSTQHLVAQDCDATVKPYYETVGNEDIPVVPGLVTHALVKKVMQESKAKYKFCIVDACHSGSLAADKANHSETIIANMDAPVQHYQNLSDIDKGEVFILSSKGEETSVEASSKRQGVFSYFLINALYGQADKNKDLYVTVSEAFAFTRENVRDYTDKQQTPIICGDFKNNLIMSIVN
- a CDS encoding PEGA domain-containing protein is translated as MNKSFFKLLLFLLVFMSTASYAQKLSIIDFEHKQTDMDAKVNFPREDINGDKCAIIKVQTDRKDLEFSLGTSIQHEGVVQKIGEVWVYVPEGTRMISIASPELNKKANYNFPMSIKKSNVYSITLEVGGKFIFEPEKKKSSYVIFSTKPEGALVYVDDQFVGTAEEYGGEIQKLYEVGTYKYKIELGDETLVESTFKIVEGKNTKIHHDLIGGVYVTSPIEDGATIKVDGMNTGQKTPAYIPNIPIGRRKIQLTHKWYIPESRTVDVEALKSDTLRVSMRPNFATITVNSEDRGGYLYVNNKLSEERTFRVRPGLVKLELKKDKHKTAYKDINVTVGEKKIIDLNPTPITGTVQFSVVPSNAKVYFNDEFLGNTPFVRDDVLIGTYRVKIQKDKYATLAKDIVVEEGKVTEINDRLLEYNPDLDAWNEALALNTVNGYNNYISAYPQGDYVAQARESILEVERQKVAQKDHAAWENTKAEDTPAGYRKYLREYPNGYHQTEANSRYKELDNQAYNEAITNGAYSYYFNNFPNGMHYQELKDKYSNERIDVDYNNMVKHPTIANCNAFIQNYPNSSKTSTAHRYLYELYKQSSDASYKKRKYQDAIDMLSGYASKYPNSPYTSMAYSEIKQIKKRKNRNSSFFMLYSYDAESDLGITMGSINHNKMGFYTGVKMNTNMFSINKIKEDELDSEGYRATGVVKDTNLSMSMGFTFNVVYPVWFYVGAGFGYYGKYVEVESNNPYAYEDVFYAEDKDNSGMKVFPEAGVYGRLFNAVVLKYGIKYQDKGLTHQFGVGFPFWRYSY
- a CDS encoding formylglycine-generating enzyme family protein, which gives rise to MRKFIKFLFLLISCGLIQACNNVSLQELEEQNLIDTSALDEKGAVSQATIMLPGGVPLEVLRINGGTFMMGNEVGNDDETPRQVTLDYYYISKYEITQEQWQAVTGSNPSNTIGYNYPVESVSYYDIQNFIESLNSYTGEQFRLPTEAEWEYAAKGGANTMYSGSEFYDDVGWFVNNSNSLQEVGTKQPNAYGLYDMSGNVWEWVYDWYGEYPTYEESNPTGPSYGEYRVVRGGSHNSSIDIGVTLRNGSEPDASYNDAGFRLAASDVTANNQEEEVENESLTINIAEYTTMEVIRIPGGEFNMGSDYGDYNETPVRSVSVSDFYMGKYEVTQAQWVAVMGYNPSTYYGDNYPVDNISWEEAVNFLERISNYSGYIFRLPTEAEWEYAAKANENFTYAGSDNINDVGWVGSNSFEAPSEVGTKKSNAFGLYDMTGNISEWVYDWYDTYSYDDTYNPYGPAYGTYKVLRGGSYLTIDDASTNTYRGYILPTGSVQALGFRAVSSTVQEDPIYEEEENDYSQTIYLNESVTMEIIRIPGGSFNMGGDSNHDNTFPIHEVAVNDFYMCKYEITQDQWFAVMGYNTSSHRGGNYPVESISYNDIINFINRLNEITSYSFRLPTEAEWEYAANGGETYQYAGSSSINSVAWSNQTSNSTQYVGQLNPNGYGLYDMSGNVAEVCSDWFGNYLYGYQNNPTGPTSGTYRVIRGGSFAHNYSYCSTKARLSFYPTSKYNYVGFRLVADY
- a CDS encoding SUMF1/EgtB/PvdO family nonheme iron enzyme, with the translated sequence MKHLSLLYIFVFWTTYLIAQKPELAVVNFQELTQDMEARIKSPLEDQNGEICAIVKVVTSEKNFEFEGDGNGIVKVLPKSGEYWVYIPEGSKRLTIKHPNLGILRNYIYPHKIKEATTYEMILKSGKVRVIVEEEEKKFQLVTFNTVNSGADIYINNEYYGQTPKVILLEFGKYNYSLKRPLYQPISQELIIDKEFSVELAHELTPDYGSIRLITPAIVGAEIYIDDKPTGLKTPGLVDYLEIGKHTITVRHPDFLPFTQEIEILEPKEYDLSIDLKPHFGFLSLNTLKGATIRINGTIIKYENYIPLSTGKYRVEVSKPSYKTSVETIAITNSDTTFLNLQPSIKKGKLLVNCSPTSNQSQLYIDNRLIGHLPYEGEITEGEHLIKVLQEGYGSKEEVIYINDNEKKVLNLTIIKGKYLTAQNTISQIDVAIPGNLFIEMVKIPKGEFIMGNKKGDPDEKDEKRVDVEEFYMGKFEVTQEQWWSIMGKKPSFFKGEKFPVETVSWEEVQKFIQRLNQLTNKKFRLPSEEEWEYVARAQQKFTYSGGIDLTSVGWYRGNSNGTTHEVGTKYKNRYGIYDMNGNVWEWCSNDYLPSYAYHEISNPTPEKVLRGGGWKASENGCRNTNRFKAASTVKANNIGFRLVCD